The Chloroflexota bacterium genome segment ATGCTCTCTCGCGTCGTGCCCACTGAGGACGCCGACGTATCGCGCGAGCTGCGGCGCGCCTTCGAGAGAAAAGGGATCGCGTGCCACACCGGAGCCCGAGTGCTGAACATCTGCCAAGCCCAAAATGGAGTAGAGGCGCGGGCGCTGATCGAAGGGACCGAGCGCGCGTTCTCGGCCGACGTCGTGCTCGTGGCAGTTGGTCGGAAGCCCAACGTCGATGGGCTGGGATTGTCCGACGCGGGGGTCGCCTACGAACCGAAAGGGATCCCAACCGACGGGCAGATGCGGACGAACGTTCCCCACATCTTTGCCATCGGCGACGTGACCGGTGGCTCCCAGCTCGCCCACGTCGCGACACATCAGGGCTTCATCGCGGCCGAGACGATCGCCGGCAATGGCGGCCATTCCTTCGATCCCCGCGCTGTACCGTCGGCCATCTTCACGCAGCCGGAGATCGCCAGCGTCGGCCTGCACGAGGCTGACATTGGGGACGGCTGGGAGGTCGACGTGCACCGCTTCCCCTTTCTGGCGAGCGGCAGAGCCGTCGCGACGGGCGAGACGACGGGTTTCGTAAAGGTGCTGGCCGACAGGAACACCCACGAGGTGCTTGGCGTACAGATCGTTGGCGAGCGCGCAGGCGACCTGATCGCCGAGGCCGCGCTCGCGGTTCGTCTCCGTGCAACGCTCGATGATCTGGCCGCGACGATCCACGTCCACCCCACCTACTCAGAAGCGATGCTCGAGGCGAGCCTCGTCGGGCTCGGAACGCCGCTCCACGTCCCGCCGCGCCCGGTTCGAGCCCAGCGCCGTGCGAACGAGGGGGCTGGACGGTGAGAGCGGTCTGGCTGGGGCTCCAGGACTACGACCCGGTCCATGACCTTCAGCTCCGGATTCGGGACGCCATTATCGGCGGGGAGGACCGATCCACTTTGCTCCTCCTCGAGCACCGGCCCGTCATCACGTTCGGTCGACGCGGCGAGAGCGGCGACCTCCGGGCGACGCGCGACGAGATCGCGGGTCGCGGCATCGCGGTCCGTCCCTCCGAGCGGGGCGGCCAGGCTCTGTACCATGGCCCAGGGCAGCTCGTCGGCTACGTCATCGCGCCGCTCCACGCCCTTGCACCCGACGTACCGGGCTACGTCCACCGCCTCGAGGACGTGCTCATTCACACGGCCGCCGCGCTCGGCACGACTGCTGATCGTTGCAGCTGCGGTCGTGGCGTCTGGGTGGGCGAGCGCAAGATCGGCTTCGTCGGCGTCGCCATCAGCCGCGGGGTCTGCTGGCACGGGCTCGCCCTGAACGTCGCGCCCGACCTCGCCC includes the following:
- the lpdA gene encoding dihydrolipoyl dehydrogenase: MEQLFDVLVIGAGPGGYAAAIRAAQLGLTCAVVEAEELGGVCLNVGCIPSKAMLHSAEVLRLARGAPAFGARTSSVEPDFPAAAQHRDRAVAQLRQGLTRLLDANHVQVIHGHARLDGAHTCIVSGEPVPRRVRFEHLIIATGSRPARVNIPGADLPNVVDSTGALALSEAPSRAVIIGAGAVGVEWAEVWNAFGTDVTVLEMLSRVVPTEDADVSRELRRAFERKGIACHTGARVLNICQAQNGVEARALIEGTERAFSADVVLVAVGRKPNVDGLGLSDAGVAYEPKGIPTDGQMRTNVPHIFAIGDVTGGSQLAHVATHQGFIAAETIAGNGGHSFDPRAVPSAIFTQPEIASVGLHEADIGDGWEVDVHRFPFLASGRAVATGETTGFVKVLADRNTHEVLGVQIVGERAGDLIAEAALAVRLRATLDDLAATIHVHPTYSEAMLEASLVGLGTPLHVPPRPVRAQRRANEGAGR
- the lipB gene encoding lipoyl(octanoyl) transferase LipB; its protein translation is MRAVWLGLQDYDPVHDLQLRIRDAIIGGEDRSTLLLLEHRPVITFGRRGESGDLRATRDEIAGRGIAVRPSERGGQALYHGPGQLVGYVIAPLHALAPDVPGYVHRLEDVLIHTAAALGTTADRCSCGRGVWVGERKIGFVGVAISRGVCWHGLALNVAPDLAPFDLIRPCGLDVRVTSIREQRGCAPPMEEAARLVAHEAATVFGDPVDYADGTVDLA